Within Actinoplanes sp. L3-i22, the genomic segment CTACATGACCGGGGCCGAGCTGAAGGACGGCGTGATCGTCGGCCAGCTGCCCCAGGTCGGCGTGCCCGAGCAGTTCGGCCTGGTGCTGGACAAGGGCTCCAAGCTGACCGGCTGCGTCAGCGGCGCCGTCGACCAGCTGCGCCAGGACGGCAGCCTCGCGGTTCAGGAGAAGACCTGGCTGTCCGACGGCGGAGCGCCTGAGCTCCAGTGACCTACGCGCCAAGTGCGCGGCAGCGCGAGCGGATCGTCTTTCATCGCCGGCAGGCGATCCGCTCCGTCCTGCTCGCCGCCCTCTCCACCGCCGTCGTCGGCGTCCTGATCGTCGTCGGGATCACCGGCTCGCCCGGATGGCCCCGGGTCAAGCAGTCGTTCCTCAACGTCGACGTCGCCACCAAGTACCTGCCGGACATCCTCGACGGGTTCTGGCTCAACATCCAGCTGTTCCTGGTCTGCGCGCCGCTGGCGCTGCTGCTCGGGCTGGCCATGGCGGTGCTGCGCACGCTGCGCGGGCCGGTCTTCTTCCCGGTCCGCGCGATCGCCACCGGATACACCTACATGTTCCGCGGCCTGCCGCTGATCATCACGATCTACCTGTTCGCGTTCGGCCTGCCCGGGCTGCGGCTGCAGGGCACCCCGGACGTGCTGGTGCTCGGCGGGGCGGCGATCGTCATCACCTACGGCTCGTACCTGGCCGAGGTGTTCCGGGCCGGCATCGAGTCGGTGCACCCCAGCCAGGTCGCCGCGGCTCGCTCGCTGGGGCTCAGCTACCGGCAGGCGATGCGTCACGTGGTGCTGCCGCAGGCGGTTCGCCGGGTCGCCCCGCCGCTGCTCAACGACGTGGTGTCGATGCAGAAGGACGTCGGCCTGATCTCGCTGGCCGGTCCGATCGACGCGATCCGGTCCGCTCAGATCGGCCAGGCCGGGAGCGCGAACTTCACGCCGTACGTCGTCGCCGCAGTGCTTTTCATTCTTTTGGCTCTGCCGTTGATCGTGATCACCGACCGGGTGACGCTGCGGGCCGCCCGAACCCAGAACGCGGGGTCGTGATGCTGCTCTCCTGTACCGACGTGCGCAAGACGTTCGGGGACCGCGTCGTCCTCGACGGCCTCGGCCTGGAGGTCGGCGAACACGAGGTGGTCGCGCTGATCGGGGCGTCCGGCTCGGGCAAGTCGACGCTGCTGAGGTGCGTGAACCTGCTCACCGAGATCGACGACGGCACGATCCGCCTCGACGGCGAAGAGATCACCGACCCCAAGATCAACCCCGATTTGGTACGTCGGAAGATCGGTCTCGTCTTCCAGAGTTACAACCTGTTCCCGCACATGACCGTCCTGGACAACATCACCCTCGCGCCGACCCGGGTACACAAGCGGGCCGCCGCCGAAGCCCGGGAGAACGCGATGACCTGGCTGGAGCGGGTCGGGCTGACGGACAAGGCCAAGGCCTACCCGGACGGCCTCTCCGGCGGCCAGCAGCAGCGCGTGGCGATCGTCCGCGCACTGGTCAACAGCCCCCGGCTGCTGCTGCTCGACGAGGTGACGTCAGCCCTCGACCCGGAGCTGGTCGGCGAGGTGCTCACGATGATCCGTGACCTCAAGGGCGAGGGCATGACCATGGTGCTGGCCACCCACGAGATGGGCTTCGCCAAGCAGGTCGCCGACCGCGTCGCGTTCCTCGACAACGGCCGCGTCCTCGAACAGGGGCCGCCCGAGCAGGTGCTGGGCGACCCCACCGAAGCACGCACGCGTCAGTTCCTGTCCCGCATCATCGAGGCGGGACGTCTCTGAGCCAAAGACGACCCAGCGGCGCGGTGACCGGATTCGAGGCCCGCGCCGTAGCTCCTCAATCCCGGTTCTTGAGCTGCTCGTTCCACTGTCGCGCTGTTATTCGGGTGTCTTCGTCGGCAGAACACGCCGCGGCGGCGATCACTTTCTTCCGCATCTTGACGAGGCCGACCTTGTCCAGCAGCTCAATCAATCCCCAATAGTCGGCGGCCTCCCTCGAGCCATCTTCGAGAAACCCGACCACGATTGGCGTCAAGGCCTTTTCAGAGGCGGCCGGCTCCAGTCTCGCGATCATTTGGCGGACCTTGCCGCTGCGATAGTCGAGCCCGAGCGCCAACTCTAAGAGCTGCGGGACGAGCGCCAACACGACGTCCGGCCTCGTCATATCGAACTCGTCGAGAACCTGGAGAGCGGCGTCCCGCCCCGCCGGAGTTGGGTAGGCGAAGGTCAGCGCTTCGCGCAGCGGGGGTGTCGGATCGCCTTCGAACAGTCGTGACCGAGCCTCGAGATACATCCGACGAGCCTGCAGCAGATCTTCCTAGTCGTCTGTCATGGCAGCTGGATCGCCTCCCATGGCACGCCCTTGATCAGCTTTGTGAACTTCGAGAACGACATCGTCTCAGTTGCGCGGATGGTGATGTGACCCTCCGGAATGCCATCTATTCCGCCGTCTCGGGCATAGGTCAAGCCCTTCGGGAGACTATCCATCAGCTCCAGGGCGATCCATCAGCTCCAGGGCGATTCGGAGGAGGTTCCTAGCCGCCCCACGAAGGCTCCCACCGAGGTTCTTCGCACTTCGGCCGATGGCGCCGGCTGCTCTTCCTGCGCTGCCGAGGAATCCGCTGGCTTTGCTGGCAACAGCGCCGCAGGCGCCCTTGAGCCCCGATCCCACCGTTGGACCGAATCCGGCAGTGCCCCACCGATTGCGGCGCCGATGCCGACATCGACGGCGAGGTCCCAGCCGCGTTCGCCGTCCATCCATCCGGCGACGAACGATGAGGCGGCACCCGCCAGCCGAGGATGGGCTGCCGGCGGTGCAGCCACCGCAGGCCTTGGCCAGGACCTCGGTCCCGGTGACCAGGCCGACGATGTTCTTGGCCTTGTTTACCGGACGTGTCGCTGACGCAGGTGCCGTACTGCGCGTCCACCGGCACGGTGTGCGTGTAGCTGCGCTCCAGGACGCCGAACATGTCGCGGGTGGTGTCGTCGGCGTACGCGTTGTCGGTCTGGGTGTACCGGTACGACGGCGTGCCGCCGCCGGCGATCCGCTGCCGGGTGTACGTCTCCACCGGCGAGATCCAGTTGTACCGGGCAGTTTCTGGCCCGAATCATCGAAGCCGGCCGGCTTTAGCGACCTGGAATGGCCTGAGCCGTCAGATCATTCCAGGTTCACTGCTCCCATAAGCCCGATCCCAAGCCCGGATCCAGTAATCGGCGCGCTCCACGAGCGCCGGGAAACGCGCGGCAATCCCGGCCATCAGTGACACGATCTCGGCACGAGAATCTGCGGGGAACACGTCCTCGACCCAGAGCGCGACAGCCACGCGATATTCGTCGTCACCCCGCAGCCAGCGGCGCAACACGGGAACAACGTTCGCATCGTCATCCAGATCCCAGGAGAGCTTCGCGAACACCTCTGCCAATGCCTCAGGAGGCAGGTCGGGAAGGCGACGGTCCACCAGGAAATTCGATACGTCCTCGACATTGATCACGACGTCCTCCGGAAGGTCCAGGAAGAAGCTTATCCGGGTTGATGGCCCCTCCGTCGTTCGCTTCATTACTCCAAACATGTGCGCAGAAAGCAGAGGGTTTCTTCCTCCAAAATCTCAAACCCCTGGCAGGCCAGCCCTTCAGCGACACGCACATGTACCTACTGACAAGATTGGAGGTTGCGCCTCGCATCGGCAATTTTCTTTATCAGATCTGAAAGCTCTTCAGGAACATATTCTTCAATGTCAACCGCAATCTCCTCCACGAGAAGGACAGCATCGACAACATCTTCGATGCGAGTGCTTTCGTTCACGACGCCAAGTGCCGCCATAGGCGAACCCAGCGATGACTCGACACGCCCCGGGAGCGAATCGAAGAACACCGAGTCATCGGCGCAAACTATGTCAGCAAAGCGCTGGACAGCCTTCCGGAAAGCAACTTCACTCTCATTCACTACTACTCTCCCAAAGCTTCCAACGATCAATTACTCGCAAACAACAGATGAATCACCGTCATTTCAAGTGCTTGATATCCCGACTGCCCAGACGCGCGGCGCAGAGGGCGGCCGGGAACCGAACGTGGTTGCGCTTGAGGCCACGGTCGGGCACGGAGGCATCACCGTCACCCCGCTGACGAATATTTGCCGCAATCCCATTGCACCAATAGAAACAATGTGTGTTTTGGGTCGCCATCCACTGCCGTCCCACTGCCTAGCCGACATCGCAATTCGCTGACGACCATGGCCGCATACGTCAACGCAGGCACAGAAAGCTCTTCCTGGCGCTCCCCTACCTCCACAAAGATATTTCCTGCTTTGCTCGCTACCACACTGGCAACAATAGCTGCTTCAAAACCGGAGCAGGCATTACGAAACTATCCAAACCATCTAGAGACGGCGCAGTAACGGTCCATCTCCGAAACCACCAGTCGCCACGGTTGGCCGGAATGGGCCGCGGGCTGACGCGAACGGTTTTCGCCGCCTCAATATAAACGTTAGCATCGGGATTCGACACATAAACACCGTCATCGGGGCTCGGCATATCGCCTTACTCTCGCCAAAATAGACCTCCATTCACCCAAGAGGCAGCACCCTTCTTAAGGGCCTCGTTCATCGAAGGATGCGCCTCTGGCTTGAAGCAGGACTCACACGGAAGCGTATTATGTACGAGCGACTTATTGACTTCAAGTGTCCGCCCGGCCGGCGCAGGTCGGCCAGGCCGGGAGCGCGAACTTCACGCCGTACGTCGTCGTCGCACTGCTTTTCATTCTTTTGACCCTGCCCTTGATCGTGATCACCGACCGGGTGACGCGCGTTGCTCGACAACGGCCGCGTCCCCGAACAGGGGCCGCCCGAGCAGGTGCTGGGCGACCCCGTCGAAGCGCTCAGCGTGCCTTTGGGGACAGCCGGCCTTTGCGGATCAGCACGGCCCGCCGCAGGCCATCACGCGCAGGCGGTCGGCCGGGCCGTTCCAGACGTCCTGGTCGCCGGGGAACGGCGTCTGCTTGTCCGACCACTGCCAGAACGAGTAGGTGGACCAGCCGGCCGGCACCGAGCTCGGTTTCCGGACGCCGAACTCGGCCAGCCACAGCGGGCTGGTCGAGCCGAACGCCGTGCTCCGCCCGGTGCAGGTGTTCCACCAGTTCGTCCGGGTGTAGATCACCGGCCGGCGTCCGGTCCGGGCCTGGTAGCGGTTGCTGAAGTCGCGGATCCAGTTGACCATGGGCGTGCCGCGCATCCCGTAGCACTGGTCGGGCCGACCCGGGTAGCCCTCCAGATCCACCGCGCCGGGCAGGGTCCGGCCGTCCCGGCTCCAGCCCCCACCGTGATCGACGAAGAAGTCGGCCTGGCGGGCGCCCCCACTCGTGGGGCTCGGAATGGCGAAGTGATAGGCGCCGCGGATCAATCCGGCCTGGTAGGCCCCGTTGTACTGACGGGCGAAGTTCGGATTGGTCCGGCTGCTGAGGCCCTCGGTCGCCTTCACATAGGCGAACCGGCCACCCTGCTGGAAGACGCGAGGCCAGAAATTGTCGCCCGACTGCCAGCCGGAGACGTCCAGACCCGGTGGGCCGGCCGGTGCGGCGAGAGCGGGCACCGCCGGGAACAGGGTGACACCGGCGGCGAGAGCGACGAGGGCGGCGTGGAGACGGCGGATCGATCGCATGGTTCTCCCCATCGAGAGTTCATCGGGTGATTCCGCCGGCCGGGTCGGATGCCGATGACGCTATCCCGGGAAAAATGTGAGACCAGATCCCTACTTCGTACGGATTACCCGTTCTGAACGAGAAAGGGCCGATCATCCGTACGATGATCGGCCCTTACCGGAACTTCTCAGTACTTCTGGACCTCGCGGATGGCGAGCGCCGCGTCCAGGACGGCGACCGTGCTCTGCCAGCCCTTGTCCTCGATCGAGTCCTCCAGGCCGGCCCGGTCGCGGGCCTGCCCGAGGCTGTGCACGGTGAGCACGCCGTGCGCGACCGGGGTCTCCGCGTCCAGCGCGACCCGGGTCAGGCCGGCCGTGACCGCGTCGCACACGTACTCGAAGTGCTGGGTCTCGCCCTTGATCACGACGCCGAGCGCGACCACCGCGTCGCACTTCTTCGCCAGCGCCTGAGCGACCACCGGCAGCTCCACCGAGCCGGCCACCCGGGCCACGATGACGTCGGTCACGCCGCACGCCTCGGCGGCCGCCGTGGCCCGCGAGATCATGTGGTCGACCAGGTCGTTGTGCCAGCGCGAACCGACGATGCCGAGCCGCAGCCCGGCCGCGTCGACGGGCTGGGTGTGTGGATCACCGAAGCCGGCCATCAGAGTCCCCCTTTGTCGTCATCATCGTCTTCCGAACCGGTCCCGGTCAGCCCAACGCCTCGAACAGGTGGCCCATCCGGTCCCGCTTGGTCCGCAGGTAGCGCACGTTCTCCGGGTGCAGGCGAACCGGCAGCGCCTCGCGGCCGGTGACCCGCAGGCCGTAGCCCTCCAAGCCGGCCCGCTTCGCCGGGTTGTTGGTGAGCAGGCGCATCGAGCGGACGCCCAGGTCGTACAGGATCTGGGCGCCGATGCCGTAGTCCCGCGCGTCGGCCGGCAGGCCGAGTTCCAGGTTCGCGTCGACGGTGTCGAAGCCGCGGTCCTGCAACTGGTACGCCTGCAGCTTGTGCAGCAGGCCGATCCCCCGGCCCTCGTGCCCGCGCATGTAGAGCACCACGCCCCGGCCGGCCGCGGCCACCCGCTCCAGCGCGGCGTCCAGCTGCGGGCCGCAGTCGCAGCGACGGGAGCCGAAGACATCCCCGGTCAGGCACTCGGAGTGCACCCGGACCAGCACATCCTCCCCGTCCGAGAGGTCGCCGTAGACCAGCGCGA encodes:
- a CDS encoding amino acid ABC transporter permease, whose amino-acid sequence is MTYAPSARQRERIVFHRRQAIRSVLLAALSTAVVGVLIVVGITGSPGWPRVKQSFLNVDVATKYLPDILDGFWLNIQLFLVCAPLALLLGLAMAVLRTLRGPVFFPVRAIATGYTYMFRGLPLIITIYLFAFGLPGLRLQGTPDVLVLGGAAIVITYGSYLAEVFRAGIESVHPSQVAAARSLGLSYRQAMRHVVLPQAVRRVAPPLLNDVVSMQKDVGLISLAGPIDAIRSAQIGQAGSANFTPYVVAAVLFILLALPLIVITDRVTLRAARTQNAGS
- a CDS encoding amino acid ABC transporter ATP-binding protein: MLLSCTDVRKTFGDRVVLDGLGLEVGEHEVVALIGASGSGKSTLLRCVNLLTEIDDGTIRLDGEEITDPKINPDLVRRKIGLVFQSYNLFPHMTVLDNITLAPTRVHKRAAAEARENAMTWLERVGLTDKAKAYPDGLSGGQQQRVAIVRALVNSPRLLLLDEVTSALDPELVGEVLTMIRDLKGEGMTMVLATHEMGFAKQVADRVAFLDNGRVLEQGPPEQVLGDPTEARTRQFLSRIIEAGRL
- a CDS encoding GH25 family lysozyme; its protein translation is MRSIRRLHAALVALAAGVTLFPAVPALAAPAGPPGLDVSGWQSGDNFWPRVFQQGGRFAYVKATEGLSSRTNPNFARQYNGAYQAGLIRGAYHFAIPSPTSGGARQADFFVDHGGGWSRDGRTLPGAVDLEGYPGRPDQCYGMRGTPMVNWIRDFSNRYQARTGRRPVIYTRTNWWNTCTGRSTAFGSTSPLWLAEFGVRKPSSVPAGWSTYSFWQWSDKQTPFPGDQDVWNGPADRLRVMACGGPC
- the ribH gene encoding 6,7-dimethyl-8-ribityllumazine synthase, with the translated sequence MAGFGDPHTQPVDAAGLRLGIVGSRWHNDLVDHMISRATAAAEACGVTDVIVARVAGSVELPVVAQALAKKCDAVVALGVVIKGETQHFEYVCDAVTAGLTRVALDAETPVAHGVLTVHSLGQARDRAGLEDSIEDKGWQSTVAVLDAALAIREVQKY